One genomic window of Hyperolius riggenbachi isolate aHypRig1 chromosome 7, aHypRig1.pri, whole genome shotgun sequence includes the following:
- the XIRP2 gene encoding xin actin-binding repeat-containing protein 2 isoform X2, whose translation MSEDKRDGFTAGVKKGHSEDITESGSTPLDLLESLPLKERMAMYQAAATTKSQTSNMNVVEEAEACVVPGGLASMKKHFEKSDNVSSHSTVSQYQYQHRSVKETRKSNEVKFVSSSQATEQHESQFSACNTEQVSLREQSTHETSSASNYNQEADEGGLQEHPKVSAQVLKEQYEKSMKEKSSNLAGNVTSQGRYTKICNDHPEFEWPVVNANGSSSASNVCESTTSVLKAERSSKSSSAKSVHFGSLEEFPPPPPDILETSDIADFSQSPEPPTSPERHLSPTTKDVFSKQRNLNELKRLYKHIHPEVRKNLQKEYISEVTEIVNSQTDQKGEVRQAKYAFENPTGSPQKCLSPEREYLEWDEILKGEVQSMRWVFENQPLDSIKDESPEQSHIKTIGEQEIIAGGDVKYTTWMFETQPIHALSTNASNPAEDADKVPDLASGDVRTATWLFETQPLDALNKIYKESDSDIMRPSEDIQGGDVKTGTYLFETEYRDGRLSSLNEVNMLTLRSELQEINGDVKRTIKKFENEPKYVLKDSSGKVLEIKTVCREDIEKGDVKTARWMFETQPLDAINQDELQVNVVRGISVEESVKGGVGKAKWLFETQPLDSIKEEDGTVTEKEAIIGADVYQKCWVFETLPMDVLKDNANQRPLEGQEIIGGDVSNRKNLFETVPMDELKENAEVGKLKKMVTTEEEKGDVRHQRWVFESQPLEQIREDKKEYIRTVRLDEIYKGDVHACRNAFEKEDWQTDHSSYKIQIEDVNKGAVKLNKKLFETTPLYTLQDRFGHYHEVKTIRQEEIVRGDVRTYQWMFETIPIDQFGESTENYQVIRGISSQEVQSGDVKTGKWLFETQPLDSIKYFSNAEEENAIKESTSDIVKGDVKMCKWLFETQPMGDLYEKQVKVTDSEEIQKGDVKTCTWLFETQPLDTIQDESEKVAKLQREKIEGQDVQTVCFLFETQNLEHIQGEEKRDFKRVVEIDVQSGDVSSMKYIFENQPLDKISSSSQDVLQKMISMKSEDLQKGNVLNCRWLFENHSIDEISENQEKDKTVHAISDVQGGNVRKGCFIFETFSLDQIKDKNSEDTMTKTVDVEEILKGDVKNYTLMFETQPLYAIQDKEGYYHEVTTVKKEEVSHGNVRGTRWLFETKPLDSFNESNEVFVIKAVTQEDIQRGDVNAVRWRFETQPLDTISDDVRSDIRTIESIESGDVKSSREFFEKETKTQVVRTVSISEIKQGNVKTSTWLFETHTLDELHEDGYNNMKTVTMEDIQKGDVQESVWLFENQSLDSIQVNDENVKMTVKEEIPEADVKTTTWLFETTPLHEFNEHKTEQQVIIGKSIQETLKELYSQKLIKSQGIILESDEIGDVRMAKYQLLNRRSPEIEREEAIRGDLRNIMMNLLSQSSSTERMVLLNEEEKGNVSLTKSQLMNRSTEIQSSREDIVGGDVQEAIKSLLLSNDSVKQGILIQESEKGDIKMTVYSLLNKNDKNDYEREEVVKGDVKRSIYNLKTSAMTDDRSERVAIDDSERGNVQFFTTCIESGALDYLKRLQGVSDDVAVEQTMEEIIGGDVEATKLLLKKQQYQVERTVDETDIVPGDVYNTVKVFMTEPEHKSFDANKEEVVRGDLKMTLNSLNQAINQAVVMEKEDIIKADLSATLRSLTESTQQVREAEKPDVIPGDIQGTIDSLEKAVNLKNEFVKEEVIHGNLEATLKSLKESQQSIKQIEKENVIKGDVSATKQSLLDSSTAKKHVQHQVSIQGDVKTAMKTLQQPSSPNIHRRASIEGNVKDTIKTYLQSTEKSQVSSKRELSVGKLIDIDLDSQNTLPEIDHNRPENINALKEEVIETSTKMDHRLQQNMNTLQQKAIDTSSVMDDKTHGDKQEIHSVSKQSIDRQVTSSRVDKEQKAVASKSWKKHRTFSDAQAAELMSEEKKYLAQGFSKGQIEKMPTGVINQNKVIQKAKLSSNVNSSKSTSISMINRSRYQTSEEVQKEVANEQFQQNLGKMAAGNIVDIQQAQDLDSINNNLETVGNEIIVEGSIALPKSAARGHNMRAAKTSIQEISETSKFTTKGHVKNYNLNTKVVKEREKPEIVFPPPPPLPQPAMVEPPLAPTPPPPPPPPLPAHLSFKSSNELEYYPSPPPPVVDKMDDDFLPPPPETTQAMQQYKGQYKELFSKKASYLPTLEHSVTSKKETKTFSNKYSATELEASKHHVENEQTVKYPVKKAPEVLPKSKLPIFQSKTGVTASSKVSETQNFSKQTTVLQQEQRSKVTQSRSEHTKQTESHQEVGMVNKGTLNAKKTVSSPTVPLAPKNEIPPIHSKTGTSKFTQETLVHGENINTTQSSAVDYDQAVCDQELERIHEESLKPKKKMLFSPRISPAPVHMVQLSKLNTDMTVNQVNESNLSLSVSSTSAQSQNIIESQLTEQDLDQLACDREMERIHEQAIKPRRKVFFPPTCSPALQAETPTPKPKTYVRKFKTPLMIAEEKYRQQREELEKNKNKAVSQIVLSAGTETPTKQVTVESEIVKCAIEEQSKIVVTPVQEVILKKGQINVSDGSFNRNEQNSAQFMATSFSSSSSPVNRNLPKVQTGMQIKHQQQHSTVVKGHSKIEQTDEQYSVKTLDNSRQMTQKQTAKTFSPQPGIDHVAENLEAAKMETAAKSVNRAGSTKHADDTAIKMNQNQNEHESVHAAEKQQSQELITQSIIQTSEQKEVQSSSNTQTRSNVNVTKTKKTQDFGMGSTVTKRIESPKFQRKLQIKKDLANSDTVIKQNVANAQGHVEKSKLFHHGQMHHQQTPLPPPLPREVVKEHVSTVQSSAAETQVKAASIFKEGTESHAMTVSQESQSKEQAKSSDVVEYLRKCEELKQTLSGAKKFETEPQTLNIHTFKTFLSIVPSWLISNEKKEDMAHQAVSVNVEDITEQMSYIKKQAMDMHSTIEGNIQAAIRSSTFPRSKKEIVSQSGASQKQTSTVSKKMEVPSRQRKISNDFSRLPSDMKQTDIRACSPLLRMRSPSPTYITIESTVRRTDSPQKDRVPCPSPLPKEPVNIPLPPKHSTTPKITPSPSPSPQKNRSEQLAKLKDTTAKLSQGTTTQPRAITPIPVVVEKKCEIVHSPATLRRQLKIESHTSGSVSTTPVPSGEVTVSTIEDRTEIYEEARISETHKTISQPDSKHIPKWLGPELDSLDALSISHKNKTPVDHAFETKPKNVYKKVEVNKKSNAEEAREGHMAGQVENVNSVFMTQSGQKKTQHQESQKAVSEVPTSSVKSRTVPIKQLKDRRENKSKHVFMKSQEESGEHFFKPMMHSETISQASGVDKLESIVTGSRASWNPEGAKAGFEFKHAPPTYEDVISGHMLDISATESPEDILKNFQKTWEESERVFKSLGYTISDTSEMTSSYHQKEYITENASSAKGNVQHLSKESLPNGMPGSRQADLS comes from the coding sequence ATCTGTAATGACCACCCGGAATTTGAATGGCCAGTAGTAAATGCCAACGGCTCCAGCTCGGCAAGCAATGTCTGCGAATCAACGACTTCGGTACTGAAAGCAGAACGTTCTTCAAAGTCTTCTAGTGCAAAATCTGTTCATTTTGGGAGTTTAGAAGaatttccacctcctcctccagacATTTTAGAGACCTCTGATATAGCAGATTTTTCCCAGTCCCCAGAACCTCCAACCTCTCCGGAAAGACATCTGTCACCTACTACTAAAGATGTATTCTCAAAGCAAAGGAACCTAAATGAACTTAAACGTTTATATAAGCATATACATCCAGAAGTGAGAAAGAACTTACAAAAGGAGTATATCAGTGAAGTTACTGAAATAGTAAACAGCCAGACTGATCAGAAGGGTGAAGTGCGGCAAGCAAAGTATGCTTTTGAAAATCCAACAGGAAGCCCACAGAAATGCCTCAGCCCAGAAAGAGAATATCTGGAATGGGATGAAATTTTGAAAGGAGAAGTGCAATCAATGAGGTGGGTCTTTGAAAATCAGCCTTTGGATTCAATTAAGGATGAGTCACCTGAACAAAGTCATATCAAAACTATTGGAGAGCAAGAAATTATTGCTGGAGGAGATGTAAAATATACAACATGGATGTTTGAGACCCAACCAATTCATGCACTTAGTACAAATGCCTCCAACCCTGCAGAAGATGCTGATAAGGTGCCGGATCTTGCCAGCGGAGATGTCCGAACAGCCACATGGTTGTTTGAAACTCAGCCATTAGATGCACTGAATAAAATTTACAAAGAATCTGACTCAGATATTATGAGGCCATCCGAAGACATTCAAGGAGGAGATGTAAAAACTGGAACATATCTATTTGAGACTGAGTATCGAGATGGACGCCTCTCTTCTCTTAATGAAGTGAACATGCTTACCCTTCGATCAGAACTCCAGGAGATAAATGGAGATGTTAAAAGAACAATCAAAAAATTTGAGAATGAACCAAAATATGTCTTGAAAGACAGCTCTGGAAAAGTCCTCGAAATAAAAACAGTGTGCAGGGAAGACATAGAAAAGGGAGACGTGAAAACAGCTAGATGGATGTTTGAAACTCAGCCTTTGGATGCAATTAACCAGGATGAACTTCAGGTTAATGTTGTTAGAGGAATATCTGTTGAAGAAAGTGTTAAAGGTGGGGTGGGAAAAGCTAAGTGGCTGTTTGAAACACAACCCCTTGACTCAATTAAAGAAGAAGATGGTACTGTTACTGAAAAAGAAGCTATCATTGGTGCAGATGTATACCAGAAATGTTGGGTTTTTGAAACTCTTCCAATGGATGTATTGAAAGACAATGCTAACCAAAGGCCTCTTGAAGGGCAAGAGATAATTGGTGGAGATGTAAGCAACAGAAAGAATTTATTTGAAACTGTGCCAATGGATGAGCTCAAAGAAAATGCTGAGGTAGGCAAGCTTAAGAAAATGGTCACCACTGAAGAGGAGAAAGGAGATGTTCGCCATCAAAGATGGGTTTTTGAATCTCAACCACTGGAACAGATAAGAGAGGACAAGAAAGAATACATTCGGACAGTTAGACTTGATGAGATCTACAAAGGTGATGTACATGCCTGCAGAAATGCATTTGAGAAAGAAGACTGGCAGACTGATCATTCTTCCTATAAAATTCAAATTGAAGATGTTAATAAGGGAGCTGTCAAACTTAATAAGAAACTGTTTGAGACAACACCTCTATACACTCTCCAAGATCGTTTTGGACATTATCATGAAGTCAAGACTATCCGCCAAGAGGAAATAGTGAGAGGAGATGTAAGAACGTATCAATGGATGTTTGAAACAATTCCAATAGACCAGTTTGGTGAAAGTACCGAGAATTATCAAGTTATCAGAGGAATCTCTTCTCAGGAAGTACAGTCTGGTGATGTCAAAACAGGAAAATGGCTTTTTGAGACCCAGCCACTTGATTCAATAAAATACTTTAGCAATGCTGAGGAAGAAAATGCTATAAAAGAAAGCACAAGTGACATTGTTAAAGGCGATGTAAAGATGTGTAAATGGCTGTTTGAAACTCAGCCTATGGGAGATCTTTATGAGAAACAAGTTAAAGTAACTGACAGTGAAGAAATTCAGAAAGGAGATGTCAAAACCTGCACATGGCTTTTTGAAACGCAGCCACTTGACACAATACAAGATGAATCTGAAAAGGTTGCAAAGCTACAACGAGAAAAAATTGAAGGCCAGGATGTGCAAACAGTGTGTTTCCTTTTCGAGACTCAAAATTTAGAACACATCCAAGGAGAAGAAAAACGAGATTTTAAGAGAGTagtggaaattgatgtgcagtctGGTGATGTGTCTTCTATGAAATATATTTTTGAAAACCAACCATTGGATAAAATTAGTTCTAGTTCACAAGACGTTTTACAAAAGATGATTAGCATGAAATCTGAAGACCTTCAAAAAGGAAATGTCTTAAACTGCAGGTGGCTTTTTGAGAACCATTCTATTGATGAGATCAGTGAAAACCAAGAAAAAGACAAAACAGTACATGCCATCTCTGATGTGCAAGGTGGCAATGTAAGAAAAGGATGTTTTATTTTTGAGACTTTTTCTCTAGATCAGATTAAAGATAAAAATTCAGAAGACACGATGACTAAAACAGTGGATGTTGAAGAAATACTAAAAGGTGATGTGAAAAATTATACTCTGATGTTTGAAACTCAGCCTCTCTATGCCATTCAAGATAAAGAAGGCTATTATCATGAAGTAACAACAGTAAAAAAGGAAGAGGTGTCTCATGGTAATGTCCGAGGAACAAGGTGGCTATTTGAGACAAAACCTTTAGATTCTTTTAATGAATCTAATGAAGTGTTTGTTATAAAAGCTGTTACTCAAGAGGACATTCAGAGAGGTGATGTTAATGCTGTGCGTTGGCGGTTTGAAACCCAACCACTGGATACAATCTCGGATGATGTTAGGTCAGATATTCGCACCATTGAAAGTATTGAAAGTGGGGATGTAAAAAGCAGCAGGGAATTTTTTGAAAAAGAAACAAAGACTCAGGTTGTGAGAACCGTAAGCATTAGTGAGATTAAACAAGGCAACGTTAAAACTTCTACTTGGTTATTTGAAACACATACACTGGATGAACTTCATGAAGATGGTTATAACAACATGAAAACAGTTACAATGGAAGACATCCAAAAAGGAGATGTTCAAGAGTCTGTCTGGCTCTTTGAAAACCAGAGCTTGGACTCAATCCAAGTAAATGATGAGAATGTAAAGATGACAGTGAAGGAAGAAATCCCAGAGGCTGATGTTAAAACCACAACTTGGCTCTTTGAAACAACACCTCTGCATGAATTTAATGAGCACAAGACAGAGCAACAGGTCATTATAGGAAAGAGTATCCAAGAAACATTAAAAGAACTGTACAGCCAAAAACTTATAAAGTCTCAAGGAATTATTTTAGAAAGTGATGAAATTGGTGATGTCCGTATGGCCAAATACCAGCTACTGAACCGGCGGAGTCCAGAAATAGAAAGGGAGGAAGCTATAAGGGGTGATCTTAGAAATATAATGATGAACTTATTGTCCCAAAGTTCCTCCACAGAAAGAATGGTTCTCTTAAATGAAGAAGAAAAGGGCAATGTCTCTTTGACAAAATCACAATTAATGAACAGATCTACGGAAATACAGTCAAGCAGAGAAGACATTGTAGGAGGAGATGTACAAGAAGCTATTAAAAGCCTTCTCTTAAGTAACGACTCTGTAAAGCAAGGCATACTCATTCAAGAAAGTGAGAAAGGGGATATCAAAATGACTGTCTACTCTCTTCTtaacaaaaatgacaaaaatgaTTATGAACGTGAAGAAGTGGTGAAAGGAGATGTAAAACGCTCAATTTATAATTTAAAAACCTCCGCCATGACAGATGATAGATCAGAGAGAGTTGCGATTGATGATTCGGAAAGAGGCAATGTCCAGTTTTTTACCACCTGCATCGAATCTGGTGCTTTGGATTATCTAAAACGACTACAAGGTGTTTCAGATGATGTTGCTGTTGAGCAAACGATGGAAGAAATTATTGGAGGTGATGTTGAAGCTACCAAATTGCTGCTTAAAAAACAGCAGTACCAGGTTGAGCGGACTGTTGATGAAACAGATATAGTCCCTGGGGATGTGTATAATACAGTTAAGGTTTTCATGACTGAACCAGAACATAAATCTTTTGATGCAAATAAAGAGGAAGTCGTAAGGGGAGATTTGAAGATGACCCTAAACTCACTTAACCAAGCCATAAATCAGGCTGTGGTCATGGAAAAAGAAGACATTATTAAAGCAGATCTCTCTGCTACGCTAAGGTCCCTTACCGAATCAACGCAGCAAGTGAGAGAAGCAGAAAAACCAGACGTCATCCCTGGTGACATTCAAGGAACCATTGATTCTCTTGAAAAAGCAGTAAACCTTAAAAATGAGTTTGTTAAGGAAGAAGTGATTCATGGCAACCTTGAGGCAACATTAAAATCTTTAAAAGAATCACAGCAGTCTATAAAGCAaatagaaaaagaaaatgtaatcaaAGGAGACGTCAGTGCAACCAAGCAAAGCCTGCTGGACTCCTCTACTGCAAAGAAACATGTCCAGCATCAAGTCAGCATTCAAGGTGATGTAAAAACTGCCATGAAGACTCTTCAGCAGCCTTCCTCCCCAAATATACATCGGAGAGCGAGCATTGAAGGAAATGTTAAAGATACAATCAAGACATATCTTCAGTCTACTGAAAAATCCCAGGTATCAAGTAAACGAGAGTTGTCAGTTGGAAAGTTGATCGATATAGATCTTGATAgccaaaatacattacctgaaatTGATCATAACCGCCCAGAAAACATTAATGCTTTAAAAGAAGAGGTTATTGAAACATCCACAAAAATGGATCATCGACTACAACAGAATATGAACACCCTCCAACAAAAAGCTATTGATACTTCCAGTGTGATGGATGATAAGACACATGGTGATAAGCAAGAAATTCACAGTGTTTCTAAACAGAGCATAGACAGGCAAGTTACATCATCAAGAGTTGATAAGGAGCAAAAGGCAGTAGCCAGCAAATCCTGGAAAAAACATCGCACATTCTCTGATGCTCAAGCTGCAGAACTAATGTCTGAAGAGAAAAAATACTTGGCTCAAGGGTTTAGCAAAGGACAGATAGAAAAAATGCCAACTGGTGTAATCAATCAAAACAAAGTGATACAAAAAGCAAAGCTGTCATCCAATGTCAATAGTTCCAAATCCACCTCTATTAGTATGATTAATAGAAGTAGATATCAAACATCAGAGGAAGTTCAAAAAGAAGTAGCAAACGAACAATTCCAACAAAACTTAGGAAAAATGGCTGCAGGCAACATTGTGGATATTCAGCAAGCGCAAGATCTTGATTCCATCAACAACAACCTAGAAACTGTAGGGAATGAGATAATAGTTGAAGGTAGTATTGCATTACCAAAATCAGCTGCAAGAGGCCATAACATGCGTGCAGCTAAAACATCCATCCAGGAAATCAGCGAAACCAGTAAATTTACTACTAAAGGTCACGTGAAAAACTATAACCTTAATACAAAAGTtgtaaaagagagagaaaaaccaGAAATTGtcttccctcctcccccaccttTGCCACAGCCTGCTATGGTAGAGCCTCCTTTGGCAcctacaccaccaccacctccaccaccaccattgcCAGCTCATCTGTCATTTAAAAGCAGTAATGAGCTTGAGTATTATCCATCACCACCTCCCCCCGTGGTGGATAAAATGGATGATGACTTCCTGCCACCTCCACCTGAAACAACACAAGCTATGCAGCAATACAAAGGTCAATATAAAGAATTATTTAGTAAAAAAGCAAGTTATTTGCCCACTCTTGAACATTCAGTCACAAGCAAGAAAGAGACAAAGACATTTTCAAATAAATATTCTGCAACGGAATTAGAGGCTTCAAAGCATCATGTAGAAAATGAACAGACTGTAAAGTACCCAGTGAAAAAAGCACCTGAAGTGCTACCAAAGTCCAAACTGCCCATCTTTCAGTCTAAAACAGGAGTCACAGCAAGTTCAAAGGTCAGTGAAACTCAAAATTTCAGTAAACAGACAACTGTTTTACAGCAAGAACAAAGGTCAAAAGTGACCCAGTCTCGTTCTGAACATACCAAACAAACAGAAAGTCACCAGGAAGTTGGTATGGTCAATAAGGGGACTTTaaatgccaaaaaaactgtgtcttCACCAACTGTACCTTTAGCGCCTAAAAATGAAATCCCACCAATTCATTCTAAAACAGGAACTAGCAAGTTTACTCAAGAAACCTTAGTTCATGGGGAAAACATAAACACCACTCAGTCAAGTGCAGTAGATTATGATCAAGCAGTTTGTGATCAAGAACTAGAAAGAATACACGAAGAATCCTTAAAACCAAAGAAAAAGATGTTGTTTTCACCAAGAATATCTCCAGCACCAGTACACATGGTCCAGCTTTCTAAACTAAACACAGATATGACCGTTAATCAAGTTAATGAAAGTAATTTGTCTTTGTCAGTATCCTCAACATCAGCACAGTCACAAAACATTATCGAGTCTCAGCTAACTGAACAAGACCTGGATCAACTGGCATGTGACCGTGAGATGGAAAGAATTCACGAACAAGCAATAAAACCCAGGAGAAAGGTATTTTTTCCTCCTACATGTTCTCCGGCTTTGCAAGCTGAAACTCCAACACCAAAACCCAAAACGTATGTCAGGAAATTTAAAACTCCACTAATGATCGCTGAAGAAAAATATCGTCAGCAAAGAGAAGAGcttgagaaaaacaaaaacaaggctGTGTCTCAAATTGTCCTATCAGCAGGTACTGAAACTCCAACCAAACAGGTGACAGTTGAGTCAGAAATAGTCAaatgtgctatagaagagcagtctaAAATTGTGGTAACACCAGTTCAAGAAGTTATTCTTAAAAAAGGACAAATTAATGTAAGCGATGGGTCGTTCAATAGAAATGAGCAAAATTCTGCTCAATTCATGGCTacatccttctcttcctcctcctcaccagtaaACAGGAACCTTCCAAAAGTTCAGACTGGAATGCAAATAAAGCACCAACAGCAACATTCAACAGTTGTTAAGGGCCATAGTAAAATAGAACAGACAGATGAGCAATATTCTGTAAAGACTCTGGACAATTCGAGACAGATGACTCAGAAGCAGACAGCTAAAACCTTTTCCCCACAGCCTGGAATTGACCATGTTGCAGAAAACTTAGAAGCAGCAAAGATGGAAACAGCTGCCAAATCAGTTAACAGAGCTGGGAGTACAAAGCATGCAGATGATACAGCTATAAAGATGAATCAAAATCAAAATGAACATGAAAGTGTACATGCTGCAGAAAAACAACAAAGCCAAGAGTTAATCACACAATCAATTATTCAAACATCAGAGCAAAAGGAAGTACAAAGTTCTAGCAACACCCAAACTAGGTCTAATGTCAATGTAactaaaacaaagaaaactcaggATTTTGGGATGGGCAGTACAGTAACCAAAAGAATAGAATCGCCAAAATTCCAGAGAAAGTTGCAGATTAAAAAAGATCTAGCTAATAGTGATACTGTCATCAAGCAGAATGTTGCTAATGCTCAAGGTCATGTAGAAAAATCAAAACTTTTTCACCATGGCCAGATGCATCATCAGCAAACACCACTCCCTCCACCACTTCCAAGAGAAGTAGTTAAAGAACATGTTAGTACTGTACAAAGTAGTGCTGCAGAAACCCAAGTAAAAGCAGCCTCCATTTTTAAAGAAGGTACAGAAAGTCATGCCATGACTGTATCTCAAGAATCACAAAGCAAGGAGCAAGCCAAATCTTCAGATGTTGTGGAATATCTTCGAAAATGTGAAGAGCTAAAACAAACATTGTCCGGGGCAAAAAAATTTGAAACAGAACCACAAACATTAAATATACATACATTCAAAACTTTCCTAAGCATTGTCCCCAGCTGGTTAATAAGCAATGAGAAAAAGGAAGATATGGCACACCAGGCCGTCTCAGTTAATGTGGAAGACATTACCGAACAAATGTCCTACATTAAGAAACAAGCAATGGACATGCATTCAACCATTGAAGGCAATATTCAGGCAGCTATACGCTCTTCCACATTTCCAAGAAGTAAAAAGGAAATCGTCTCTCAAAGTGGAGCATCACAAAAGCAGACAAGTACAGTGTCCAAAAAAATGGAGGTTCCAAGCAGACAAAGAAAGATCAGCAATGATTTCAGTAGGCTTCCAAGTGACATGAAGCAAACTGATATTAGAGCGTGCTCTCCTTTGCTGCGAATGAGATCACCCTCACCTACATACATAACTATTGAATCCACAGTAAGGCGTACAGACTCCCCTCAGAAAGACAGAGTTCCATGTCCTTCTCCTCTCCCTAAAGAACCAGTTAATATACCACTGCCACCAAAACATTCTACAACACCCAAAATAACTCCATCCCCTTCTCCATCTCCCCAAAAAAATCGATCTGAGCAACTTGCAAAACTCAAAGACACAACTGCAAAATTATCCCAAGGAACTACAACACAGCCTCGAGCTATAACTCCTATCCCAGTTGTagtagaaaaaaaatgtgaaattgtACATTCTCCTGCTACTCTGCGAAGGCAACTTAAAATAGAAAGCCATACCTCAGGGTCTGTGAGCACCACACCTGTCCCTTCTGGTGAAGTGACAGTCAGCACAATAGAAGACCGCACAGAAATATATGAAGAAGCAAGAATATCTGAAACACACAAAACAATCTCTCAACCAGATTCAAAGCACATTCCAAAATGGCTTGGCCCAGAACTGGATAGCCTGGATGCATTATCCATCTCACACAAAAACAAGACCCCTGTGGATCATGCATTTGAAACAAAACCTAAAAATGTTTACAAGAAAGTGGAAGTAAATAAGAAATCTAATGCAGAGGAAGCAAGAGAGGGGCACATGGCAggccaagtagaaaatgtaaattctgTCTTTATGACCCAAAGTGGACAAAAGAAGACACAGCACCAGGAAAGCCAAAAAGCAGTCAGTGAAGTTCCAACAAGTTCTGTTAAATCCAGAACTGTTCCAATAAAGCAACTTAAAGACCGCAGAGAGAACAAATCCAAACACGTGTTTATGAAAAGTCAAGAAGAGAGTGGAGAACATTTCTTTAAACCTAT